One Denticeps clupeoides chromosome 3, fDenClu1.1, whole genome shotgun sequence DNA window includes the following coding sequences:
- the LOC114786442 gene encoding zinc finger protein 557 — translation MAKPENLKSFLESSLNEIFKATVSDILESVDQTLSEYRGKIQRIETENEDLRRRLGEQDLARPRLQKVEVKKGEEIVFCVNDSKAGCLGEPSARTQKRSPRSPTSRSSRKPPKKEAGEEDSLNPANTKAGSPAHVPESSRCQSDSAARLSVKTDPDLEDGCAIDLSAPRPSPGLVAAPLKTEIPELYYSSPETYSHLVSPSANCGDVKVTVVSETHLNMEDSDDEGGHFENLELEDQEGESVEEAGLPEASGDDVLQDFSGRDALAGCMKEEEEEEELSGGGPPAPVLQHFFHCPLCKKIFSRISSLNIHMRTHSGEKSHGCSYCGKRFSRPDLLKSHKRTHTGEKPFACNLCGKSYSHSGQLRIHKRVHTGEKPYCCAHCGKRFSEHNQLKVHLRTHTGERPYSCGVCAKTFSNAGNLRIHQRIHTGEKPYCCAQCGKRFNGMGDLKTHYRIHTGERPYQCDLCEKTFSQAGHLTIHKRMHTGEKPYTCSECGKKFSVASSLKLHLRTHTGERMYGCSYCGKSFSRSGHLKRHEQVHTKDKLYACGECSRTYCDMSSLKKHMASHTAEAGAGAPESGGGGGGSEPEVSAQEQ, via the exons ATGGCCAAGCCGGAGAATTTAAAGTCTTTCCTGGAGTCGTCGCTCAACGAGATCTTTAAAGCCACCGTGAGTGACATCCTGGAGTCCGTGGACCAGACCTTGTCCGAGTACCGAGGCAAGATCCAGCGAATAGAGACCGAAAACGAGGACTTGAGGCGCAGGCTCGGCGAGCAGGACCTGGCGAGGCCGCGGCTTCAGAAAG TGGAGGTAAAGAAAGGTGAAGAAATCGTCTTTTGTGTGAACGACTCCAAAGCAGGATGTCTCGGTGAGCCAAGTGCCCGGACCCAGAAACGGAGTCCCAGGTCCCCAACAAGCAGAAGCTCAAGAAAACCTCCTAAAAAGGAGGCAGGAGAGGAGGATTCCCTCAACCCAGCCAACACCAAAGCCGGCTCACCGGCTCATGTCCCTGAAAGCAGCAGGTGTCAGTCAGACTCGGCCGCCAGGCTCAGTGTTAAGACGGACCCGGACCTGGAGGACGGTTGCGCCATCGACCTCTCAGCCCCGCGGCCGTCACCCGGCTTGGTGGCCGCGCCGCTCAAAACCGAAATCCCAGAGTTGTACTACAGCAGCCCTGAGACCTACAGCCACCTTGTGTCACCTAGCGCCAATTGCGGCGACGTGAAGGTCACCGTTGTGTCCGAAACCCACTTGAACATGGAGGACAGTGACGATGAAGGGGGCCATTTTGAGAATTTGGAGCTGGAGGATCAAGAGGGGGAGTCGGTGGAGGAAGCGGGTCTCCCAGAGGCCAGCGGCGATGACGTCCTGCAGGACTTCTCTGGCCGGGACGCCTTGGCGGGCTGcatgaaggaggaagaggaggaggaggagctgtcCGGCGGCGGCCCGCCGGCACCGGTGCTCCAGCACTTCTTCCACTGCCCGCTGTGCAAGAAGATCTTCAGCCGCATCAGCTCGCTCAACATCCACATGCGGACGCACAGCGGCGAGAAGTCGCACGGCTGCAGCTACTGCGGCAAGCGCTTCAGCCGGCCGGACCTGCTCAAGTCGCACAAGCGCACgcacaccggcgagaagccgTTCGCCTGCAACCTGTGCGGCAAGAGCTACAGCCACTCCGGCCAGCTGAGGATCCACAAGCGCGTCCACACGGGCGAGAAGCCCTACTGCTGCGCCCACTGCGGCAAGCGCTTCAGCGAGCACAACCAGCTGAAGGTGCACCTGCGCACCCACACCGGCGAGCGGCCGTACAGCTGCGGCGTCTGCGCCAAGACCTTCAGCAACGCCGGCAACCTGCGCATCCACCAGCGCAtccacaccggcgagaagccctaCTGCTGCGCCCAGTGCGGCAAGCGCTTCAACGGCATGGGCGACCTGAAGACGCACTACCGCATCCACACCGGCGAGCGGCCGTACCAGTGCGACCTGTGCGAGAAGACGTTCAGCCAGGCCGGCCACCTGACCATCCACAAGCGCATgcacaccggcgagaagccgTACACCTGCTCCGAGTGCGGCAAGAAGTTCAGCGTGGCCAGCAGCCTGAAGCTGCACCTGAGGACCCACACGGGCGAGAGGATGTACGGCTGCTCCTACTGCGGCAAGAGCTTCAGCCGCTCCGGCCACCTGAAGCGGCACGAGCAGGTGCACACCAAGGACAAGCTGTACGCCTGCGGCGAGTGCAGCCGGACCTACTGCGACATGTCCTCGCTGAAGAAACACATGGCGAGCCACACGGCGGAGGCCGGGGCCGGGGCCCCCgagagcggcggcggcggcggcggcagcgagCCGGAGGTTTCCGCCCAGGAGCAGTGA